Genomic window (Marinobacter fonticola):
GTCGGATCGGGGACTTCCGGTAGGCGTACGCCACATGAACGGTTACGGCTCGCACACGTTCAGCCTGATCAATGCCAAGAATGAGCGGGTCTGGTGCAAATTCCACTTCAAGACTCGACAGGGACACCGATTCTGGACCAACGAAGAAGCGGAGCAGGTGGTCGGCAAAACACGCGAGTCGACCCAGGAAGACCTGTTCTCCGCTATCGAGAACGGCGACTATCCCAAGTGGACGCTGTACATCCAGGTCATGACGGAAGACCAGGCGAAGACTTTCGAACACAACCCCTTCGACCTGACCAAAGTGTGGCCGCATGGCGACTTCCCACTGATTGAAGTCGGTGTGCTGGAGCTTAACCGCAACCCGGACAATTACTTCTCTGAAGTTGAGAATGCGGCTTACAGCCCGTCGAACATCGTACCGGGCATCGGTCACTCTCCGGACAAGATGCTCCAGGCGCGGGTGTTCTCCTACGCCGATGCGCATCGCTACCGCCTGGGCACCCACTACGAGGCCCTGCCTGTAAACCGTCCGAGGTGCCCGGTGAACCATTACCACAAGGATGGCGCCATGCGTTTCTTCGAGAACGGCGAGTCCAATCCGGATGCCTACTACGAGCCGAACTCGTTCAACGGGCCGGTAGAAGACCCGGAAGTGAAGGAGCCACCGTTGCCCCTGCACGGCGATGCCGACCGTTATAACCATCGTGACGGCAACGACGACTTCAGCCAGCCGCGGGCGCTGTTCGAACTATTCGACGCCGGTCAGCGGGAGCGCTTATTCGGCAATATCGCCGGCGCCATGGCGGGTGTTCCGGCGAGGATCGTCGAGCGCCAGCTGAAGCTATTCGATCAGGTGCACCCGGAATACGGCGCGGGCATTCGTCGCTCGCTGGAAACGTAGTTTCTTTCTATCCGTCCCCCGGCTATCCGTCCCCCGGAACGAGCTGTGTTTAGCCGGTGAGTCGCATCACCGGCTTTTTTTTGTACAAATAATCTCTACAATGCGCGCTATCCGATCCCGTGCTTTTCTTTAGGTCCCGC
Coding sequences:
- a CDS encoding catalase, which gives rise to MSDKRRLTTTAGSPIADNQNSWTAGARGPLLLQDYQLIEKLAHQNRERIPERVVHAKGWGAYGTFTVTHDVTAYTKARIFSEVGKQTPLITRFSTVAGELGAADAERDVRGFSVKFYTEEGNWDIVGNNTPVFFVRDAYKFPDFIHTQKRHPRTNLRSPTAMWDFWSQSPESLHQVTMLMSDRGLPVGVRHMNGYGSHTFSLINAKNERVWCKFHFKTRQGHRFWTNEEAEQVVGKTRESTQEDLFSAIENGDYPKWTLYIQVMTEDQAKTFEHNPFDLTKVWPHGDFPLIEVGVLELNRNPDNYFSEVENAAYSPSNIVPGIGHSPDKMLQARVFSYADAHRYRLGTHYEALPVNRPRCPVNHYHKDGAMRFFENGESNPDAYYEPNSFNGPVEDPEVKEPPLPLHGDADRYNHRDGNDDFSQPRALFELFDAGQRERLFGNIAGAMAGVPARIVERQLKLFDQVHPEYGAGIRRSLET